One window from the genome of Prinia subflava isolate CZ2003 ecotype Zambia chromosome 2, Cam_Psub_1.2, whole genome shotgun sequence encodes:
- the FILIP1 gene encoding filamin-A-interacting protein 1 isoform X4, whose protein sequence is MLVDERQMHIEQLGQQSQKIQDLTQKLKEEEEKLKIISAKTKEDGQKLMKLEAELEHKTLSFCQEHEEMTAKLANQESHNRQLRLKLVGLTRRIEELEETNKNLQKAEEELQELRDKIAKGECGNSSLMAEVENLRKHVLEMEGKDEEITKTESQCKELKNKLQEEEHHSKELKLEVEKLQKRMSELEKLEEAFSKSKSECTQLHLNLEKEKNLTKDLINELEVVKTRVKDLETSESKLEKAEISLKDDLTKLKSFTVMLVDERKNMMEKIKQEEKKVEGLNKNFKVEQGKVMDVTEKLIEESKKFLKLKSEMEEKVSSLTKERDELIGKLRSEEEKSSELSCRVDLLKKRIDGMEEVEREITRGRTRKGAEHGCHEDNKIKELTVEIERLKKRLKQLEVVEGDLMKTEDEYDQLEQKFRTEQDKANFLSQQLEEMKLQIAKTKAIEKGEVVSQEAELRHRFRLEEAKSRDLKAEVQALKEKIHELMNKEDQLSQLQVDYSVLQQRFMEEENKNKSMGQEVLNLTRELELSKRYSRALRPSMNGRRMVDVPVTSTGVQTDALSNEAAEEETPAVFIRKSFQEENHIMSNLRQVGLKKPMERSSVLERYPPAANELAMRKSWIPWMKKREPGAQTTPDKGARTHSSPAHPGEVVLSPKQGQPLHIRVTPDHENSTATLEITSPSAEEFFSSTTVIPTLGNQKPRITIIPSPNVMPQKGKGNESPMGPDRSMSPVTITTFSREKSPEGGRAPFADRPASPIQIMTVSASAAPAEISVSPQSQDMTMGRAVFKVTPEKQTVPTPIRKYNANANIITTEDNKIHIHLGSQFKRSPSAAPDGASPVITVRPVNVAAEKEVVTGTVLRSPRNNLSPRPAASKVTSTITITPVTTSSTRGTQSVTGQDGSSPRPTPTRIPVSKGMKAGKPVVAAPGAGNVTKFEPRAETQSMKIELKKSSASSSASLGGGQG, encoded by the exons ATGCTTGTGGATGAAAGACAAATGCATATTGAACAGCTTGGTCAGCAAAGCCAGAAAATACAGGACTTAACCCAAAAActaaaggaagaagaagaaaagcttaAAATTATTAgtgcaaaaacaaaagaagatgGACAAAAACTGATGAAATTAGAGGCAGAACTTGAACACAAAACATTATCATTTTGTCAAGAACATGAGGAGATGACTGCTAAACTGGCAAATCAAGAGTCACATAATAGACAGCTAAGGCTCAAGCTAGTGGGGTTGACTCGCAGAATAGAAGAGCTAGAAGAAACGaacaaaaatcttcaaaaagCTGAGGAGGAACTTCAAGAACTAAGAGATAAAATAGCAAAAGGGGAATGTGGGAACTCTAGCTTAATGGCAGAAGTGGAAAACCTCCGTAAGCACGTGCTTGAAATGGAGGGGAAAGATGAAGAGATCACAAAAACCGAATCCCAgtgcaaagagctgaaaaataaactgcaaGAGGAAGAGCATCATAGCAAAGAGTTGAAACTTGAAGtggaaaaactgcagaaaagaaTGTCAGAATTAGAGAAATTGGAAGAGGCTTTCAGTAAAAGTAAGTCGGAATGCACTCAGCTACACTTAAacttggagaaagaaaaaaatttgacTAAGGATTTGATCAATGAGTTGGAAGTGGTGAAGACTCGAGTGAAGGACCTTGAGACATCCGAAAGcaagctggaaaaggctgaAATAAGCTTAAAAGATGACCTTACAAAGCTGAAGTCGTTTACTGTAATGTTGGTtgatgagagaaaaaatatgatggaaaaaataaaacaggaggaaaaaaaggttgAGGGCCTAAACAAGAATTTTAAAGTTGAACAAGGGAAAGTTATGGATGTAACAGAGAAATTGATAGAAGAAAGTAAGAAATTTTTGaaactgaaatctgaaatgGAGGAAAAAGTATCCAGTTTGACAAAGGAAAGGGATGAGTTAATTGGCAAACTGagaagtgaagaagaaaaatcatctGAATTAAGCTGCAGAGTTGATCTGTTAAAGAAAAGAATTGATGGTATGGAGGAAGtagaaagagaaattacaaGAGGTCGAACtaggaaaggagcagagcatGGTTGTCATGAGGACAACAAGATTAAGGAACTTACCGTTGAAATTGAAAGATTGAAAAAACGTCTCAAACAGCTGGAAGTGGTTGAAGGAGATTTGATGAAGACTGAAGATGAGTATGATCAGCTAGAGCAGAAATTTAGGACTGAGCAGGATAAAgctaattttctttctcaacAGCTGGAGGAGATGAAACTCCAGATtgccaaaacaaaagcaatagAAAAAGGTGAAGTAGTGAgccaggaggcagagctgaggcaCAGGTTTCGTCTGGAAGAggccaaaagcagagatttgaAAGCAGAAGTTCAAGCacttaaggaaaaaatccaTGAGCTCATGAACAAAGAAGACCAGCTTTCTCAGCTCCAAGTCGATTATTCAGTTCTACAGCAAAGGTTtatggaagaggaaaacaaaaacaagagcATGGGGCAGGAAGTTTTGAACCTGACAAGAGAGCTGGAGCTTTCTAAGCGTTACAGCCGTGCTCTGAGGCCCAGCATGAATGGGAGAAGAATGGTTGATGTTCCTGTGACGTCCACTGGCGTGCAGACAGATGCTTTAAGCAATGAAGCAGCCGAAGAAGAAACTCCAGCAGTGTTTATAAGGAAATCCTTCCAGGAGGAGAATCATATCATGAGCAATCTGCGACAGGTGGGTCTGAAAAAACCCATGGAGCGTTCTTCAGTGCTTGAGAGATATCCTCCAGCAGCAAATGAGCTCGCTATGAGGAAATCCTGGATACCATGGATGAAAAAAAGGGAACCTGGGGCTCAGACAACTCCTGATAAAGGAGCCCGAACCCACAGTAGTCCTGCACATCCCGGGGAGGTTGTTCTTTCACCGAAGCAGGGTCAACCTCTTCATATTCGGGTGACACCAGACCATGAGAACAGTACAGCAACTTTGGAGATAACCAGTCCATCCgcagaggaatttttttcaaGTACCACCGTCATTCCTACTTTGGGAAATCAGAAGCCACGAATAACCATCATTCCCTCTCCAAATGTTATGCCACAAAAGGGAAAAGGCAATGAAAGTCCCATGGGCCCAGATCGTTCTATGTCTCCAGTCACTATTACAACATTCTCCAGGGAAAAGTccccagagggagggagagcacCCTTCGCTGACAGACCTGCATCGCCAATTCAGATCATGACAGTATCGGCATCTGCGGCGCCGGCAGAAATCTCCGTCTCTCCGCAGTCACAAGACATGACCATGGGAAGGGCTGTCTTCAAAGTCACGCCAGAAAAGCAAACCGTCCCGACTCCAATCCGCAAGTACAATGCCAATGCCAACATTATTACAACAGAAGACAACAAAATCCACATCCACTTGGGTTCCCAGTTCAAACGTTCTCCCAGCGCGGCTCCTGACGGTGCGAGCCCTGTGATAACCGTCCGACCGGTGAACGTGGCGGCAGAGAAAGAGGTGGTAACCGGTACTGTCCTTCGATCACCTCGCAACAACCTGTCCCCGCGACCTGCAGCCAGCAAGGTGACCAGCACTATCACCATCACGCCTGTTACAACATCTTCCACACGAGGAACACAGTCAGTG ACAGGACAGGATGGGTCATCCCCGAGACCTACACCCACCCGCATTCCTGTGTCAAAAGGTATGAAAGCAGGAAAGCCAGtagtggcagccccaggagcaggaaatGTGACAAAATTCGAGCCTCGTGCTGAGACTCAGTCTATGAAAATAGAACTGAAGAAATCttcagccagcagctctgcctccctgggCGGGGGTCAGGGCTGA